A portion of the Flavobacterium limnophilum genome contains these proteins:
- a CDS encoding mechanosensitive ion channel family protein encodes MNKTTLNHSVIKHSLKIVLLALFICSSNFALGQNIIPVEKKDGIIKPVPMKIVIENLVLNRMRNSKTNFENNQTIRTQNNAFSLINFEIQKAKNILERGFDYKGFTKEINLLVKWKDFAVDGITKNKNKRQTTRDLTTTSLLLNELVDRTNNQINKIKSNNKALSDIQKRIDSLASDKALYLLPKDSIAINNYFQRLLFLTKDIDKTNNSLKNAIDSIQTLEIKGDIFKNNLNLDIVKVDLLRKIEADSLFSRKISIFDAKDIKEKSFLRELKQSFKKGYYVLRFYVVNNSFIIKLLFLCILGVFIYLKILKRKYKKANIYNDFKYSVQIFRRPLSTAILITITIGQLFIPSPPFIFSAVLWTIASIAITILIRETKSTLPLKTWLIYLVLIFLVTIDNLILVQTLFETFAIMGIGIAAISYGLYRIYSKQKVFNTPTLWIVITMLAFEISGVFFMIYGNYNLSKILVSIGITTILIGYLTIYTFQLTNDILNFTNQIIESDTKKEINIVSQENHKITKTIYFMFLFSWIIVINRNSYSFQNFIDPFVQSFYEEQKIGSFTYSYQSILVFFFVIVASVFISKIVSFLASENKVANITEEKTSVGSWILLVRITIISIGISFAFAIAGVPTDRLTVIIGALGVGIGFGLQALVNNLISGLIIAFEKPVNLDDIIEIGTQTGTMKSIGIRSSVVTTWDGADIIIPNGDLLSKNLTNWTMGSSKRRYEIPVSVAYGTDLKFARSILREILEDHPLILKLPEPMIWATQFNDSSIDFVIKYWVPHFNYGNDVKSDLIISIDEKFKANNIVIPFPQRDIHVQANAANTKEIKE; translated from the coding sequence ATGAACAAAACTACCCTCAATCATTCGGTAATAAAACATTCTCTTAAAATAGTCTTGCTGGCATTGTTCATTTGCTCCAGTAACTTTGCTTTGGGACAAAACATAATTCCTGTCGAAAAAAAGGACGGTATCATAAAGCCTGTCCCTATGAAGATTGTGATTGAGAATCTTGTTTTGAACAGAATGAGGAACAGCAAAACAAATTTCGAAAACAATCAAACCATTAGAACTCAAAATAATGCATTTAGCTTAATTAATTTCGAAATCCAAAAAGCCAAAAATATTCTCGAACGAGGTTTTGATTACAAAGGTTTTACAAAAGAAATCAATTTACTGGTTAAATGGAAAGATTTTGCAGTGGACGGCATTACCAAAAACAAGAATAAAAGACAAACTACTCGAGATTTAACGACTACTTCACTACTGTTGAATGAATTAGTAGATAGGACCAATAATCAAATCAATAAGATAAAAAGCAACAACAAAGCATTAAGCGACATCCAAAAAAGAATAGATTCTTTGGCTTCGGACAAAGCACTCTACCTGCTTCCTAAAGATTCTATAGCCATAAATAATTACTTCCAGCGATTGCTTTTCTTGACAAAAGATATTGACAAAACCAACAATAGTCTTAAAAATGCCATTGACAGCATACAAACCCTAGAAATTAAAGGAGACATATTCAAAAATAATTTAAATTTAGATATTGTAAAAGTTGATTTATTAAGAAAAATAGAAGCCGACAGTCTTTTTTCAAGAAAAATTTCCATTTTTGACGCAAAAGACATTAAAGAAAAATCATTTTTGAGAGAACTCAAACAATCATTCAAAAAAGGATATTATGTATTGAGGTTTTATGTGGTGAATAATTCTTTCATCATAAAATTACTTTTTTTATGCATTTTGGGAGTTTTTATTTATCTAAAAATATTGAAAAGAAAATACAAAAAAGCCAACATTTACAATGATTTTAAATATTCCGTACAAATATTCAGGCGTCCTTTATCAACGGCCATCCTCATAACCATTACCATAGGCCAACTTTTTATTCCGTCGCCTCCATTCATTTTTAGTGCCGTACTTTGGACAATTGCTTCCATTGCAATCACTATCCTGATAAGAGAAACCAAATCGACACTGCCTTTAAAAACATGGTTGATTTATTTGGTCTTGATTTTCTTGGTAACAATTGACAATCTAATTTTAGTTCAAACATTGTTCGAAACCTTCGCCATTATGGGCATAGGAATTGCGGCAATTTCTTATGGATTGTACCGAATTTATAGCAAACAAAAAGTGTTCAACACGCCCACTTTGTGGATTGTCATAACAATGTTGGCGTTTGAAATTTCAGGCGTATTCTTCATGATTTATGGAAACTACAATTTAAGTAAAATACTGGTCTCTATTGGAATTACAACCATTCTAATTGGCTATTTGACCATTTATACGTTCCAATTAACTAACGACATATTAAATTTTACCAATCAAATAATCGAATCCGACACCAAAAAAGAAATAAACATTGTTTCCCAGGAAAATCATAAAATTACAAAAACCATATATTTTATGTTTTTATTTTCTTGGATTATTGTCATAAACAGAAATTCTTATTCTTTCCAAAATTTCATCGACCCTTTTGTTCAATCTTTTTACGAAGAACAAAAAATTGGATCATTTACTTATTCTTACCAAAGCATTTTGGTTTTCTTTTTTGTTATAGTGGCATCGGTTTTTATTTCAAAAATAGTGTCTTTTCTGGCTTCAGAAAATAAAGTGGCCAATATCACCGAAGAAAAAACCAGCGTGGGAAGTTGGATTTTGTTAGTGAGAATTACTATTATTAGCATAGGAATATCTTTCGCATTTGCAATTGCAGGAGTTCCAACGGATCGATTAACGGTTATTATTGGCGCTTTGGGAGTTGGTATTGGTTTTGGCTTGCAAGCTTTGGTCAACAACCTGATTAGCGGATTAATCATCGCCTTTGAAAAACCCGTCAATCTGGACGACATCATTGAAATTGGAACACAAACAGGCACCATGAAATCCATCGGAATCCGAAGCAGTGTGGTCACCACCTGGGACGGTGCCGACATCATCATCCCGAACGGCGATTTACTGAGCAAAAACCTGACCAACTGGACGATGGGAAGTTCAAAAAGACGTTATGAAATCCCTGTAAGTGTGGCTTATGGAACCGATTTGAAATTTGCCAGATCAATTCTCCGTGAAATATTGGAAGACCACCCATTAATTTTGAAACTACCAGAACCCATGATTTGGGCAACCCAGTTCAATGATAGCTCCATTGATTTTGTCATTAAATATTGGGTGCCTCATTTCAATTATGGCAACGATGTCAAAAGTGATTTGATTATCAGCATCGACGAAAAATTTAAGGCCAACAATATTGTCATCCCGTTTCCGCAAAGAGACATTCACGTTCAAGCCAACGCAGCAAACACCAAAGAAATAAAGGAGTAG
- a CDS encoding PliI family lysozyme inhibitor of I-type lysozyme, whose translation MNNYKKQAIAIAIILTIAGCKNSLKKTTTNDGASKKDTPTIPSDTKLAKPKFSRKLSLNNISFDINLTGKQLSIQPSGLANDNTKIVKQIEGIITNAEIGDLNRDGFPEVLVYITSDGSGSYGTVIGYSVNNGKSMSEIYMPNIADNPKANKGYMGHDEFAIVENSLCQRFPTYNPQDTNSNPTGKMRQIQYKLKEGENSRVFVIDKIIEY comes from the coding sequence ATGAATAATTATAAAAAACAGGCCATTGCCATAGCAATAATCTTGACAATAGCCGGTTGCAAAAATAGTTTAAAGAAAACCACGACCAATGACGGTGCTTCAAAAAAGGATACTCCAACTATTCCATCCGACACCAAATTGGCAAAACCAAAGTTTTCCAGAAAACTTTCCCTGAACAACATTTCTTTCGATATTAATCTAACGGGCAAACAATTAAGCATTCAACCTTCGGGTCTTGCCAATGACAACACCAAAATCGTCAAACAGATTGAAGGAATCATTACCAATGCCGAAATTGGAGACCTGAATAGGGATGGTTTTCCCGAAGTGCTGGTTTATATAACATCGGATGGAAGTGGCAGTTATGGAACCGTCATTGGATATTCCGTGAACAACGGCAAATCAATGAGCGAAATTTATATGCCAAATATCGCGGACAATCCCAAAGCCAACAAAGGCTATATGGGACACGACGAATTTGCCATCGTGGAAAATTCCTTGTGCCAACGTTTCCCAACTTATAATCCTCAAGACACCAACAGTAATCCGACGGGCAAAATGCGCCAGATTCAATACAAACTCAAAGAGGGTGAAAATTCGAGAGTTTTTGTGATAGATAAAATCATTGAATATTAA
- a CDS encoding helix-turn-helix domain-containing protein, whose amino-acid sequence MVSNRCKMAVKEELRNLGLHFIVVDLGEVEIMETISMAQREVLKANLLHSGLELMDDKKAMLIEKIKNVIIEMVHHSDEIIKVNFSDYLSEKMNHDYTYLSNLFSEVQGTTIEHFIISHKTERIKELIIYGEHNITEIAWKMGYSSVAHLSSQFKKVTGLSPSHFKQMKDKRRSPLEEIGNTKLIN is encoded by the coding sequence ATGGTCAGCAACCGCTGCAAAATGGCGGTAAAAGAGGAGCTAAGGAACCTTGGCCTGCACTTTATCGTTGTTGATTTAGGCGAAGTCGAAATTATGGAAACCATCTCGATGGCGCAACGCGAGGTGCTTAAAGCTAATTTGCTTCATTCGGGACTCGAATTGATGGATGACAAAAAAGCAATGCTTATTGAAAAAATCAAGAATGTAATTATCGAAATGGTACATCATTCAGACGAAATTATCAAGGTCAATTTCTCGGATTATTTAAGCGAAAAAATGAATCACGACTATACGTATTTGTCGAATTTGTTTTCGGAAGTGCAAGGAACGACGATTGAGCATTTCATCATTTCCCACAAAACCGAGCGCATCAAAGAATTGATAATTTACGGTGAACACAATATCACCGAAATCGCTTGGAAAATGGGTTATAGCAGTGTGGCGCATTTGTCGAGCCAGTTCAAGAAAGTAACAGGTCTTTCGCCTTCCCATTTCAAACAGATGAAGGATAAGAGACGCAGTCCATTAGAAGAAATTGGAAATACAAAACTCATAAATTAA
- a CDS encoding PAS domain S-box protein, producing MKTVLENKTKLFYIVSIILLITVLVVFYTNSQKEIASSKKLLHTQEVINKSNEVLLDVLNIETGFRGYLLSGNTVFLEPYDRSKTKVFANLDTLDILTEGNPNQQNSISLLKKKVTDRLIFTEKFLKAKSPNLLSNSEKIGVIEEGKIITDKIRIAKSSVTNEEYKLLKYRKIENEKDYHFSELIFFLLLVFLVTIFILGYLIIKNQKDKNNALENYTSDQKSASRYALSLIEASLDPLVTISVKGKIMDMNQATVNVTGVSREQLIGSDFFDYFTDQQSAREVYQEVFEKGSVADLPLTICHKDGKLTDVLFNGSVYKDENGNILGVVIVARDIAEQKWALDLQIANKELAYQNNEKEKRANELGIANEELAFQNQEKEKRSNELGIANVELAFQNEEKEKRANELGIANKELAFQNKEKEKRANELGIANKELAFQNEEKEKRANELGIANKELAYQNEEKENRAAELVIANKELVFQNKEKIKRADELVIADIELDFQNKEKEKREIANKELEALSYSAKLASQYSLSLIEASRDPLVTINIQGKITDMNEATVNITGMKREELIDSDFFDYFTDQQKAREVYQEVFKKGSVADAPLTLRNVNGKLTDVLFNGSVYKDDNGNVLGVVIVARDVTDQKRIATELIEARIFAELATEIAEEEKRNAQAATLTAENAVKAKQQFLSNMSHEIRTPMNAIIGFTKVVLKTDLTAKQKEYLSAIKMSGDALIVLINDILDLAKVDAGKMTFEQIPFKLSASISAMLHVFETKIQEKNLELVTEYDANIPKVLLGDPVRLHQIILNLVSNAIKFTSKGKITVSVLLIKEDEESATVEFSIADTGIGIEEDKIDTIFDDFQQATSGTSRLYGGTGLGLAIVKQLVEPQGGTVSVKSKIKEGSTFSFILTFIKTNIDAELETEMVEKKIEVEGIKVLVVEDMPLNQLLMKTLLDDFGFERDIAENGKIAVEKLEKEAYDIILMDLQMPIMNGFEATEYIRNTMNLDIPIIALTADVTTVDLAKCKAVGMNDYIAKPVDERILYSKIVGLVKKPSLPKVVETDGIDKDKKLNKSVKMKCTNLDYLKIRTKSNPKLMMEMISIYMEQTPPLIDAMKQSILDKDWDLLGAAVHKIIPSFSIMGMSPELENMAKEIQEAAKTNQFTEKTAQMVVQLETICKQACEELEIEFNLIKILNREK from the coding sequence ATGAAAACTGTATTAGAAAATAAAACAAAACTTTTTTATATTGTCTCCATCATACTGTTAATTACAGTTTTGGTGGTTTTCTATACTAACAGTCAAAAAGAAATAGCTTCGAGCAAAAAATTGTTACATACTCAGGAAGTCATTAACAAGAGTAATGAAGTCCTATTGGATGTACTCAATATCGAAACTGGATTTAGGGGTTATTTATTATCTGGAAATACTGTTTTTTTAGAGCCTTATGATCGGTCTAAAACGAAAGTGTTTGCCAATTTAGACACATTGGATATTCTCACCGAAGGCAATCCAAATCAGCAAAATAGCATCAGTTTATTGAAAAAAAAGGTAACGGATCGGCTGATTTTCACTGAGAAGTTTCTAAAAGCCAAGAGTCCTAATTTATTAAGTAATTCCGAAAAAATTGGGGTAATTGAAGAAGGAAAAATTATTACCGACAAAATTAGAATAGCAAAAAGCTCAGTAACTAACGAAGAATACAAACTACTTAAGTATCGAAAAATTGAAAACGAAAAGGACTATCATTTTTCTGAATTAATCTTTTTTTTACTTCTTGTCTTTTTGGTTACCATTTTTATTCTTGGGTATCTTATTATAAAAAATCAAAAAGACAAAAACAATGCATTAGAAAACTATACATCTGACCAGAAATCAGCTTCTCGATATGCCCTTAGTCTTATTGAAGCCAGTCTGGATCCATTGGTTACCATTAGTGTAAAAGGGAAAATTATGGATATGAATCAGGCAACGGTAAATGTTACGGGTGTATCTCGTGAGCAACTAATAGGATCTGATTTTTTCGATTATTTTACAGATCAACAAAGCGCACGTGAAGTTTATCAGGAAGTGTTTGAAAAAGGTTCGGTTGCTGATTTACCGCTTACGATTTGCCATAAAGACGGAAAATTGACCGATGTTTTATTCAATGGTTCTGTGTATAAAGATGAAAATGGTAATATTTTGGGTGTCGTGATTGTAGCTAGAGACATTGCAGAACAAAAATGGGCCTTGGATTTACAAATCGCCAACAAAGAATTGGCTTATCAAAACAATGAAAAGGAAAAACGTGCTAATGAGTTGGGTATTGCCAATGAAGAATTAGCCTTTCAAAACCAAGAAAAAGAAAAAAGATCAAACGAGTTAGGAATCGCCAATGTGGAATTAGCTTTTCAAAACGAAGAAAAGGAAAAACGGGCAAACGAGTTGGGCATAGCCAATAAGGAATTGGCTTTTCAAAACAAAGAAAAGGAAAAACGGGCAAACGAGTTGGGCATAGCCAATAAGGAATTGGCTTTTCAAAACGAAGAAAAGGAAAAACGGGCAAACGAGTTGGGCATAGCCAATAAGGAATTGGCCTATCAAAACGAAGAAAAAGAAAATCGCGCAGCAGAATTAGTTATTGCCAACAAAGAGCTTGTTTTTCAAAACAAAGAAAAAATAAAAAGAGCTGATGAATTAGTCATTGCCGACATAGAGCTTGACTTTCAGAACAAAGAAAAAGAAAAGCGTGAAATTGCCAATAAAGAACTCGAAGCACTTAGTTATTCCGCCAAATTAGCCTCGCAATATTCTTTGAGTTTAATTGAAGCCAGCCGTGATCCATTGGTGACTATAAACATCCAAGGCAAAATTACGGACATGAATGAAGCAACGGTAAATATTACCGGAATGAAGCGGGAAGAACTTATCGACTCGGACTTTTTCGATTATTTCACTGACCAACAAAAAGCACGTGAAGTCTATCAAGAAGTGTTTAAAAAAGGATCTGTTGCCGATGCACCGCTTACGCTCCGAAATGTAAATGGCAAATTGACCGATGTGTTGTTCAACGGCTCGGTATATAAAGACGACAATGGAAATGTACTGGGAGTCGTTATTGTCGCCCGGGATGTTACCGACCAAAAAAGGATTGCAACCGAATTGATCGAAGCCAGAATATTTGCTGAATTGGCCACCGAAATTGCCGAAGAAGAAAAAAGAAATGCCCAAGCTGCCACGCTAACTGCCGAGAATGCCGTAAAAGCAAAACAGCAATTTTTATCGAATATGAGCCACGAAATTCGCACACCGATGAATGCCATCATCGGATTTACCAAAGTGGTGCTGAAAACCGATTTGACCGCCAAACAAAAAGAATATTTATCGGCCATAAAAATGAGTGGTGATGCATTAATAGTGCTTATCAACGACATTCTGGATTTGGCAAAAGTAGATGCAGGAAAAATGACATTTGAGCAAATTCCGTTTAAATTATCGGCATCTATTTCGGCAATGCTGCATGTGTTTGAAACCAAAATCCAGGAAAAAAACTTGGAATTAGTCACGGAATATGACGCCAATATTCCAAAAGTATTGCTCGGGGATCCCGTTCGGTTGCATCAAATTATTTTAAACTTGGTCAGCAATGCAATTAAATTTACCTCAAAGGGAAAAATTACGGTTAGCGTTCTTTTGATTAAAGAAGATGAAGAAAGTGCCACGGTTGAATTTTCCATTGCCGATACGGGAATTGGAATAGAAGAAGATAAAATCGATACTATTTTTGACGATTTTCAGCAAGCCACCAGCGGAACTTCAAGATTGTATGGGGGAACCGGATTAGGGTTGGCCATCGTAAAACAATTGGTAGAGCCACAAGGCGGAACTGTTAGCGTGAAAAGTAAAATTAAAGAAGGTTCTACTTTTAGTTTTATATTGACTTTTATAAAAACAAATATTGATGCTGAACTGGAAACCGAAATGGTAGAAAAGAAAATCGAAGTTGAGGGCATAAAAGTATTGGTGGTTGAAGACATGCCGCTTAACCAATTATTGATGAAGACCCTTTTGGATGATTTTGGTTTTGAACGCGATATTGCCGAAAACGGAAAAATAGCCGTCGAAAAACTCGAAAAAGAAGCTTACGACATCATTTTAATGGATTTGCAAATGCCCATCATGAACGGGTTTGAAGCAACAGAATATATCAGAAATACAATGAACTTGGACATTCCTATTATTGCTTTAACAGCCGATGTCACCACGGTTGATTTGGCAAAATGCAAAGCCGTGGGAATGAACGATTATATTGCAAAACCTGTTGATGAACGCATATTGTACAGCAAAATTGTTGGCTTGGTAAAAAAACCAAGTCTTCCAAAAGTTGTTGAAACGGATGGAATTGACAAAGACAAGAAACTAAACAAAAGTGTAAAAATGAAATGCACCAATTTAGATTATTTGAAAATCCGGACAAAATCAAATCCTAAATTGATGATGGAAATGATTTCGATCTATATGGAACAAACACCGCCATTGATCGATGCAATGAAACAAAGCATTCTGGACAAAGATTGGGATTTATTGGGGGCTGCCGTACACAAAATCATTCCGTCTTTCTCCATAATGGGGATGAGTCCAGAGTTGGAAAATATGGCAAAAGAAATACAGGAAGCTGCAAAAACAAATCAATTTACGGAGAAAACGGCCCAAATGGTTGTCCAGTTAGAAACCATTTGTAAACAAGCTTGTGAAGAATTGGAAATAGAATTTAATTTAATAAAAATACTTAATCGTGAAAAATGA
- a CDS encoding response regulator: MKNENKIKLFLVDDDALFLKSLEIEFTEHADFDIETYATGELCIAHLSHNPDVVILDYQLDGIDKTAMNGIETLDKIKAFNPDIPVLMLSSQDKIEVAVRCMHHKAFDYVVKSETAFMRLQKIITTIFQYKKIEKELSWYMDRM; the protein is encoded by the coding sequence GTGAAAAATGAAAATAAAATAAAACTGTTCTTGGTAGATGATGACGCCCTGTTTCTAAAATCCCTGGAAATAGAATTTACGGAACATGCAGATTTTGACATTGAAACCTATGCAACAGGGGAACTTTGCATAGCACATTTATCACATAATCCAGATGTGGTCATTTTGGACTATCAACTCGACGGTATCGACAAAACGGCGATGAACGGAATAGAAACATTGGATAAAATTAAAGCTTTCAATCCAGACATTCCCGTGTTGATGCTGTCTTCGCAAGACAAAATTGAGGTAGCTGTTAGATGTATGCACCACAAGGCTTTTGATTATGTGGTAAAAAGTGAAACTGCTTTTATGCGTTTGCAAAAAATTATCACGACCATTTTTCAATACAAAAAAATAGAAAAAGAACTCAGTTGGTATATGGACAGAATGTAA
- a CDS encoding L,D-transpeptidase family protein: MYCISNNSSIFKSGFKTKIGLVVLVALLALGCNKKKSSESSIYTTQNYSDLALDETALNAYFKAFPDSDTIKKEVYQFYKSREYQFAWFNKKGMTAAVPIFYNKVQNYGTDFNDESFKNIPLDSLITLISSDEKSSVVKESRVRELELLLTATFFKYSKKVYGGISKKPHELDWYIPRKKKNYQALLDSLVVLNKGESISEPVNQYYVRLKTKLREYRGIAQKGGFPTVVTTKKLLAITESDSCLLAVKQYLFLTGDLKDNDKTIVFTNQLATAVTSFQHRMGLVENGKINTQTLAELNKSVDFRIRQIMLNLERLRWVPVEMEKEYLLVNIPEYKLHVIEDDKLVWTTNVVVGKDVKQTTIFKGNISRIMLNPYWNIPNSIIRNEIIPNIKKNSNYLAKNNMEVLSGNKVINPSTINWDKYEGNVPFIIRQKPGKENALGKMKFLFPNNYDIYLHDTPSKGLFSASKRAFSHGCIRVENPNKLLMYLLRKDKNWNQERVDTILKTDKEFGIQIKPTVPVYIVYFTSWVDNKGQLNFRNDIYNLDQQLSNEIFGE; this comes from the coding sequence ATGTATTGCATCTCCAATAATTCATCAATTTTTAAGTCAGGATTCAAAACCAAAATTGGCCTTGTAGTGCTAGTTGCATTACTGGCATTGGGATGCAATAAAAAAAAATCATCAGAATCAAGTATTTACACCACGCAAAATTATTCTGATTTGGCACTTGATGAAACTGCCCTGAATGCCTATTTCAAAGCATTTCCAGATAGTGACACCATTAAAAAAGAAGTGTATCAATTTTATAAAAGCAGGGAATATCAATTTGCCTGGTTCAATAAAAAAGGCATGACAGCGGCTGTTCCAATTTTCTACAACAAAGTACAAAATTACGGCACTGATTTTAATGACGAAAGTTTCAAAAATATTCCCTTGGATTCCTTGATTACCTTGATTTCAAGCGATGAAAAATCTTCAGTTGTAAAAGAAAGCCGGGTCAGGGAATTGGAGTTGTTGCTTACCGCCACTTTTTTCAAGTATTCCAAAAAAGTTTATGGCGGAATTTCGAAAAAGCCACACGAACTGGATTGGTATATTCCTCGAAAAAAGAAAAATTATCAGGCTTTACTAGATTCATTGGTGGTTTTAAACAAAGGAGAAAGCATTTCGGAACCGGTTAATCAATATTACGTTAGATTAAAAACAAAACTCAGGGAATACCGCGGAATTGCCCAAAAAGGAGGTTTTCCCACTGTCGTTACCACGAAAAAACTTTTGGCAATTACAGAAAGTGATTCGTGTTTATTGGCAGTAAAGCAATATTTATTCCTGACGGGAGATTTAAAGGACAATGACAAGACCATTGTTTTTACAAATCAGTTGGCCACGGCAGTTACCAGTTTTCAACATCGAATGGGTTTAGTGGAAAACGGAAAGATAAACACTCAAACCCTAGCCGAATTAAACAAATCGGTCGATTTTAGGATCAGGCAAATAATGCTGAATTTAGAGCGATTGCGTTGGGTTCCAGTCGAGATGGAAAAAGAATATTTGCTCGTCAATATTCCGGAATATAAACTGCACGTGATTGAGGACGACAAATTAGTATGGACGACCAATGTCGTGGTGGGAAAAGACGTGAAACAAACCACAATTTTCAAAGGAAATATTTCACGAATCATGCTTAATCCGTATTGGAATATTCCAAACAGCATCATAAGAAATGAAATAATTCCCAATATCAAAAAGAATTCCAATTATTTAGCCAAAAATAATATGGAAGTGCTCTCGGGTAATAAAGTCATAAATCCCTCAACCATCAACTGGGACAAGTATGAAGGAAATGTTCCTTTCATCATCCGGCAAAAACCAGGGAAGGAAAATGCGTTAGGAAAAATGAAGTTTTTATTCCCGAATAATTACGACATTTATCTACACGACACTCCTTCTAAAGGACTTTTTAGCGCATCAAAAAGGGCTTTCAGTCACGGTTGCATTCGGGTTGAAAATCCCAATAAATTGCTGATGTACCTCCTTCGAAAAGATAAAAATTGGAATCAAGAAAGGGTAGACACGATTTTAAAAACCGATAAAGAATTTGGTATTCAAATTAAACCAACAGTTCCTGTATACATTGTTTATTTTACTTCATGGGTCGACAATAAGGGACAACTGAATTTCAGAAATGATATTTATAATTTAGATCAGCAACTGTCAAATGAAATTTTTGGAGAATAA